One part of the Chrysiogenia bacterium genome encodes these proteins:
- the folK gene encoding 2-amino-4-hydroxy-6-hydroxymethyldihydropteridine diphosphokinase, translated as MPRAYIGYGSNLGRRRATIERALLLVHALPATGVLAQSRYYRTDPWAMAPGTPAFLNGCAEIETTLSPEVLLCHLHQIERRLGRFALRGPHGEYLSRTIDLDILLYEGCVQPGGTPALPHPEIAARRFVLEPLCELAPALTHPVLNKTVRELLEECPDPGRV; from the coding sequence ATGCCGCGGGCCTACATCGGATACGGAAGCAACCTGGGGCGCAGGCGCGCCACCATCGAGCGCGCGCTGCTGCTCGTGCATGCGCTGCCCGCAACCGGCGTGCTCGCCCAGAGCCGCTACTACCGCACCGACCCATGGGCCATGGCGCCGGGAACGCCTGCGTTTTTAAACGGCTGCGCCGAGATCGAGACGACGCTCTCGCCCGAAGTGCTGCTCTGTCACCTGCACCAGATCGAGCGCCGACTGGGACGCTTCGCGCTGCGCGGTCCCCATGGCGAATACCTGAGCCGCACGATCGACCTCGACATTCTGCTCTACGAGGGATGCGTCCAGCCCGGCGGCACGCCTGCCCTGCCCCACCCGGAAATCGCCGCGCGCCGCTTCGTGCTCGAACCCCTGTGCGAGCTTGCACCGGCGCTCACGCACCCGGTGCTGAACAAAACCGTTCGGGAGTTGCTGGAAGAATGCCCGGACCCCGGGCGCGTG